The following proteins are co-located in the Bubalus bubalis isolate 160015118507 breed Murrah chromosome 23, NDDB_SH_1, whole genome shotgun sequence genome:
- the LOC123331324 gene encoding scavenger receptor cysteine-rich domain-containing protein SCART1-like: protein MRLPLCLLGLGPLVLTLQAAPPGAAPEEQLTIFLHITRCNGILLLCHQGQLGTACTDTWGFPEAVVVCRELDCGAPLGAPKEVPGPEIMAQPWLHGLTCQGNESSIQECALGAWGPRPCLHDWVPAVMCVGKGCPSPHSL from the exons ATGAggctccctctctgcctcctgggccTTGGGCCCCTTGTGCTCACTCTCCAGGCTGCTCCCCCAG GAGCAGCCCCTGAGGAGCAGTTGACCATCTTCCTTCACATCACCCGCTGCAACGGGATCCTGCTGCTCTGCCACCAGGGCCAGCTGGGCACCGCATGCACAGACACCTGGGGCTTCCCGGAGGCCGTGGTGGTCTGCAGGGAGCTGGACTGTGGGGCCCCCTTGGGTGCCCCCAAAGAGGTCCCGGGCCCTGAGATAATGGCTCAGCCCTGGCTGCACGGCCTGACCTGCCAGGGCAACGAGTCCTCCATCCAGGAGTGCGCTCTCGGTGCCTGGGGCCCTCGGCCCTGTCTGCACGACTGGGTGCCGGCCGTGATGTGCGTGGGTAagggctgcccctccccccatTCCCTCTGA
- the LOC112581542 gene encoding scavenger receptor cysteine-rich domain-containing protein SCART1-like: protein MNTLSREGWYELSVPTGHIEARLVGGEHSCAGRLEVRHGLTWGTVCDADLDLATAHVVCRELQCGAAVSTPQGAHFGQGSGLVWAEAFRCAGNESLLFHCHRERGHQCGHGQDAGLRCLEFRLVNGSSACEGRVEFQVQGAWAPLCAAHWDLADTTVLCHQLDCGNAVATPPGGHFGGGASALWPDEVHCKEDFFVNRYN, encoded by the exons ATGAACACACTCAGCAGAGAAGGATGGTATGAACTCTCTGTGCCTACAGGACACATAGAGGCCCGGCTGGTGGGTGGCGAGCACTCCTGTGCTGGGCGCCTGGAGGTGAGGCATGGCCTGACCTGGGGCACCGTCTGTGACGCTGACCTGGACCTGGCCACTGCCCACGTGGTGTGCCGGGAGCTGCAGTGCGGCGCGGCCGTGTCCACACCCCAGGGCGCCCACTTCGGCCAGGGCTCTGGGCTCGTCTGGGCCGAGGCCTTCCGCTGTGCGGGCAACGAGTCCCTGCTGTTCCACTGCCATCGGGAGCGGGGGCACCAGTGTGGGCACGGCCAGGATGCGGGGCTCAGGTGCTTAG AGTTCCGGCTGGTCAACGGCAGCAGCGCCTGTGAGGGGCGCGTGGAGTTCCAGGTCCAGGGGGCCTGGGCGCCCCTCTGCGCGGCCCACTGGGACTTGGCAGACACCACGGTCCTCTGCCACCAGCTGGACTGTGGGAACGCGGTGGCCACACCGCCGGGGGGTCACTTTGGGGGCGGAGCCTCCGCGCTCTGGCCGGACGAGGTGCACTGTAAAGAGGATTTTTTTGTTAAtagatataattaa